A segment of the Pelecanus crispus isolate bPelCri1 chromosome Z, bPelCri1.pri, whole genome shotgun sequence genome:
TATGAACAAGGTGGTGGAAAACAGATGTGTCTAGGAATACTGAAATAGACTCTATCAGTGCTGTAGTGCAGTTCCATGTGTTTGCAGTTATGGTCAAAGTTACCAGAAAGGCTTACATCTGATGACAGATATCTTGGGTTGGTATTCACAATACTTGATATGCTCTCGAGCTAAAGAGTGTGCGAGCTGCAACTTCTTGCTTCTGCTGTGTGCTACAAATAATGTTTGAGTGGCCTGTGATTTCTACCCGTttgaaattttctctttttttcctacttagtTCTTTGTGACAATTTTAAAGGCCAAAGGGACGCTGAAACCTGTTGTGTTGGAAACCATATTTGGACCCCTGGAATCCATATATTCGGCCAGCTAGTAAGTGAACACACTGATGTGATTCCTGTAATTATATGGGGAGGGCCCTATATTGATGAGAAAGTAAGATTTCAGGAAATAAAGCTAACACCTTGTAAAACAGGCATTCACTTCTAACACTGCTAGCCTTGGTGGCACTGCAGGTGTATCCAGGAAACTGCTGATCTGTATCCATGTATCCGGATGCCAAGTTGCTCTTTGAATAGTGGTTTAAACCCAGTAAGTCTGCTCCGCGGTATTTTTGAGGGGTGTTTTCTGTAGCTTACTCTGTGACCACCAAGCACGTATTTGGCATGTGGATGCAAAATGGATACTCATGTGGATGTGAGGTGGATACTGACAAAGGAAGGTCAGTGCAGGAGTGAACCAGAGGGAGCTGTGAAAATGCCATCAGTAATGTAGCCCTCATGAGCTATCTTTGCTCCTTGTGCACAGTGTTCTGTCACTTTACCTGGAGCGAGGGAATTTGGCAACAGGATTGGAAAATTTCTGTCAGAGTCTGGAGCTTTATGGCCACTACGCTGAGAATTTAGAGCAGGCAAATAAAACCTTGAAGGTAAATATGTGCTTTATGCTTCATGTTCgttcttccctctctttctccattCTGTGAAACAGCTAcatccttccctttttcttctgtttctggagtgatcagttttcttcctttttctgggCTGCTACtattttctcagtctttcttcCATAATAGAATGGTGAAAATTTCTCTACTTATTTGGAGCTTCAAATTTTTGAAGCTTATTTCAggtgtttgtgtatgtgtgcgCATAGGCTGAGCACAGCTCTCTCAGGAGTTCTGTATTTACTCCCACTCCTCCTTGGCTGGCAAGCCTGGAGAGTTTGCAGTGGGAACACTAGGGGCCAATCATCTCTTTCTGGAGAATTATCAGATCTCCTGGTCTTTCCCACTACCACTAACTGTATCCTAACAGTGGGATTTCCTTTTCATccccaatatttttttctatggtagaagaaaaatttttcCTTCCCACTTATGTCTCTGAATACAACCTGTCTTCCAAGAAATTTCAGaaggatatatttttatttcGAAGTCCTGACAGCTATATCTAGAATTTAAACCACCTGACTTCCAGTTTTTGTCCATGCTTGTTCCCAGCTGCAGGATGTACTGGGGATGTTTCCCTTCTGTTCTATTTGCATGCATGTCTTCACACTTTTAATTTCCTAAGAGAAAAAGCCATTTTGGATACCTGCTTTGAGGTGATGGGAATGCAGGGCAGCATTGCTTTGTGTTGAAATGAATGGCAAAAAGGCACAGGTGGACTCCTTGTTTTCCTATCTGAGtcaaccttcctttttttcctttatttccatttgctgaGTAAACTAGCTTTATACTGCTGTGCATGTGTGAAGAGAGGATATCGCTTCATTTACCCGCTGGGAAAAGGTGGTCAGGAGAAAGGGAATTGCTTGCCCATGGCCACGAAGAGTTTTTGATGGTTGCTTTTAGGACTGGAGTCATGAACTCTAAGTTTAAGAGTTCTAAGACTTCCAAGCTCCAGTGCAAACTCAGCACATATTTCTTTCTATAGTGTCAAACCTATATGCCTTTTCTGCTGTATACAGGAGCAATTGAGGAAAAATAAGGCATTCCGACGGTTTAAGAAACTCCAGGAGACTCGACCTCAGTTTCAAGGGAGGAAGCTAGAGGATCTGCTTCCTTTGCCACTGCAGAGGCTGCACCAGTAAGTAAGCAATTCTGAGTCTTCAAGGTGTTagtacaagaggaaaaaaggagcataACAGTGCCTTGGTTGCTATGGGAGGTAAAGTTGCTTAACGTGTCTCAAAATCAGAGTATATAGACAGCAATAAAACAGACCTGAAGATGTGCCTGTAAAGTGAAATCAGTGTACATGGATGGGAGACAATGCAGAGAGGTAGCTGTGCTTAGCCCTGGCTCCTAAGTCTGTCATCTAGCTCTTGGGTAGAATGGAAGTGGAGGCTTTCTATCATCTCGGTAAGCTACTGAAGTTAGGCCCTGAACAAAAGCAAGCTGTCTGAAGTACTGCAGAAGTGGTGCTCCCTGCCAGAGATGGTCCTGCTCCCCTTTTGTGCAGGTTGCTGACCTGGACTATTGTGATTCTCCTCTCTTTTAGGTGGTTGCCTTTGGAGAGAGATGAGATTAATGAACGTGGGGGagcttttctcccctctctggTTATCAGCGCCATATGCCTTCCTCAGATTTGGTGCCTATCACAGTTGTCTGAGTCTGGACAGATCCAGTCTGGTTTGCTGCATTCCCCCTTGAGGCATCACCTCCCCTTTGAAGAGGCAGGCTGACTGCATGAGGCAAGTCCTGCATGCACTCAAGGGCTGCCCTTTCTTGGGGAGGGTAAATGGGTAATACAGAGCACAGGTAGTTTGCTGGgaacccagctgctgctgctatagATCAAGTAGCTGCTCTTCAACCATGGTCTTATCCAGGCTAAGGCAAATTTGAGAGACAGAGAGTCTCgtttctttgaaaataactCGGAGTGAGCATACCACAGTCTTTCAGGTAGCTTTATGCAAACTTTTTAATCAGCTTGGCAGATATAAATGTAAgctttctttttactgtaattCTTTGGATCATTCCTTGAAATTTGTAAAATAGCAGTATATTTGTTCCTGTCTGACTGTTCGGAAAAATAGTGGCCTTTTAACAGAAGgtctaatttttttcattaatcagCTCTTTCATGTTCAAGTTTCTTCAAAACTGTTACATATACTGCAGGTCATATGACTTCTGCCAGTGAATCTATTCAATGTGATATTTCTCCTGtcatttcagactgaaaataGGTTGACTTTATTGGGGGAAAGAATTGGTGGAGATCTGTTCCTTTCCGGTAAAgactggagaggaaaaaagaaaaaggcggCTTCTGATTCTATaagaaatgtctttgttttcttgtgtggGCAGGAAACATACAGTATGGATGCTACCAttcagacataaaaaaaaaaaaattaaatagttaaaacagaaatttgtcTGTTAgtgaaggcatttttctgtgaatgttaAGAGAGTCTCATGAACTTAAGTAATATGTGAGGTTGCTTTTATCAGATCCCTATGAAATGCCAAAGGCTTGCAAATGTATAAAATACTTGGGTTAATTTAGTGGATAactttgaagagaaaatgaatgtgaTTGAAGAATTGTGACCAAAAGCTGCTTGGTTAGATGTAGAGGTGTGTATTCTATCTCCTGGTGAAGTGTTGTTCATCATTCTGTCACTAATAAGAGATGCTGCTGTTCCTTGTATCTTTTTGTGAAATAAACCTTCTCTCTATCTTAGGTACAAGCATTTCCTCAGAGACCTGCTGGAGAACACCAGCCCAGAAAGTGCTGAGTACCAGAAACTTGCAAGTATGATTCCATTTGTAGACGCTGGCACTTGGATCAGTGTTAGCCTCCTTGCTAATAATATTTGGATTCTCGTCTTCTGTCTACTTCCGCAGGAAGAAAAACTCTTCTTCTTTCTGGGGTTCTAGTGGATTACTATTTCCCCTTCTCCGTCTTGATCAACATCTCACTGAGAACACAGTGCGAATAAAAATGTAGAGTAGCTGACTGGGAAAGTGGCCTAGGTGTTAGGTTGGAGAAATGacagctctattttttttttatgatgagggtggtgagacactggaacaggttgcccagggaagctgTCAATGCCCTATCACTGGAattgttcaaggtcaggttggacagggctttgagcaacctgatctagtgaaaaatatttctgcctaTGGGAGGGGGGTTGgtctagatgatctttaaattttccttccaacccaaaccattctatgactctTAGTCATATGCCTCAATTTTCTAGGATAATTCATGTCCTTCATGCCATATCTACTAGCAGTTAACACCACTTATGGGGCATTCCTCCTAGTTTTGCTTCCAAATCCAGGAAACTATTCCTCTGTCTAATGTTTCATtggcaaataaatgttttctagaATTGCAGAAGTGTGGTTGGAGAGagacctctgaaggtcatctagtccagtgTCCTGCTGAAATTACTGAATAAATCTGTTGTTGATACTTGGTTTAAAACATTTGCTTCTTAATTTCATCTTATCTTTTCACAGCAAGATAGATAAGGCATAATACTTACTCATTTGTGATAACCTCAGAATATGCTGCTATAATTTCAGAGGCTGTGAAATCCGTTTCTGAGGTGTCTCGGTGGGTCCAAGACATCATTCATAAGAGAGAGAACTCATTGCAGCTACTTCGGGTTCAGAAACTGCTCAAAGGACAGAAGACCCAGGTTTTGACTCCAGGTGGGTCTTAATgacagctgggttttttttttctgccaagctgaGATAACTGGAGATATGCCCGCCTTCATCTCTGAGTCAACTCATATTAACCAGTTTTCCTCTTCTGCCCAAATTCCAAAGATAGGTGGTGAAGGAATATAACTAGTAACTCAAGCacttgtttgtggttttttttaaatgaagaatttttgagtaaggagaagcagcagcttaatTGCCTGACGTTCAGATGGGAAGAGCTGATGACATGTAGTTAGAAAGTTAGTAGCAGGAACCTAAGGAGGTCAGGAGTATAAGTCCTGGCTGAGGATGAAAGACAGACATTACGTAATTTTGGAAGAGTGTAAGTAGTTGTGTTTTCCCTACTTCATTGCAGGAACCATAGATTTCTGAGTGACAAGGGCCCAAGGACTGTGGTGTTTTTTACATTAAGCCACAAGCTTCATGGACTTCTGCTCACAACCTTCACATGAAGAATCTTCTTTTATCTGCGTGGTTAAGTTGTGCCAAAAATCAGAGTATTTCTGTTGATAGCTGAGATATATGAAGTCACAGTCACTGGCATGTAAGATCATCTAATTAGATAGCAGGTTTCTTTATGACCTTTTGTGTGACTGGGTACTCTCCAAGCTATGTATGGAATATTGTGAGAAATGTGTCCAGTCAGGGCAATTATGAAATGGTTACTTGGGACTTCACCTGTGCCCTCACTAAACACTCTTATTGCAGAGGTCATCTAGAAacagtgctgcagctggagagcagtgTTGAAGTCACTGTGTGTAAAGGTCTCTAAGGCATGCCTCCGGGTACTTGTGGATGTGGTTGTAATCCATACATGTGGATTTTGGGGTGAAAAAAATATCCtctagtgggatgggggagagaatcagaagagtaaaagtgagaaaactcatagGTTGTGGTAAAAACAGTTTAACAGCAAAAGCCTCACAGACAAGCCAAGCAAAACgaggaattcattccctacttcccatcggcaggcaggtgttcaggtgttcagccatctcctggaaagcagggctccatcacatgtaattgttacttgggaagacaaacgccatcatTCCAaacatctcccccccccccttccttcttcttcccccagctttacatgctgaacatgatgtcatatggtgtgtaatatccctttggtcagttggagtcagctgtcccggctgtgtcccctcccagcttcttgtgcacccccagcctgctcgctggtggggtggggtgaggagcagaaaaggccttggctctgtgtaagcactgctcagcagtaaccaaaacatccctgtgttatcaacactgtttcca
Coding sequences within it:
- the ARHGEF39 gene encoding rho guanine nucleotide exchange factor 39, which codes for MSDSSLLFMAGANTVEEQRARWERKRSRTAKELLETEHRYLEQLDLVVTFFVTILKAKGTLKPVVLETIFGPLESIYSASYVLSLYLERGNLATGLENFCQSLELYGHYAENLEQANKTLKEQLRKNKAFRRFKKLQETRPQFQGRKLEDLLPLPLQRLHQYKHFLRDLLENTSPESAEYQKLAKAVKSVSEVSRWVQDIIHKRENSLQLLRVQKLLKGQKTQVLTPERWYIREGWLLVVPSKGEELKRRMFFLFSDIFIAAKPCHPLHPLNSNKLACQAVYPLHQCVVDKVFGHTRSQGGLLSVSFPTSAWQKRQWSQT